CGGTCGGGTCGAGGTCCGGGCGCAGCGAGCGGACGCGGGCGCGGTAGACGGCGTCGACCTCCGGGGGTTTCACGGCGCGGTTCTGGGGAAGGCCCAGCCGCTCGTAGAGATTCGGCAGGCGCCCGGCGGGTTCGGCGGCGGGCGCGGCGCCGAACGGATCCGCGACGGCCAGGGCGACCAGGCGGACGTCGCCGCCGAACGCCTCGGAAACCTCGCGCAGGCGGACGCCGTTCCGCGCCAGAGAGCTCTGGAAGATCGGCACGATATGGTCCAGGGAATCGGCCGGGCCGTAGCCTTCGCCGGTTTCCCATACCTCGATCGCGCCCATGGCGAGGCCGTGCACGTAGGCGATGCCCTCCGTCCAGTGCGAGGCGGTGAGCGTGGCGTACTCGGCGCGGTAGGCGGGGGCCACGGTGGGGGCCAGCGCAGCGGGCACCGCTTCCCGCTCGGCGCTCTCGTCGAGTGGCAGGTAGCGGGCTTCGACCAGGCCGCGGCAGTACTCGCGGGCGGCGAGGGCGACCTGCCACGGCCACGAGTCCACGGTTTCCTGCACCACTCGGGAGATCCCGGTGGGGAGGCTGTCCTGCTGGTCCTGGGCGGGCACGGTCGGTACGGCGGTCAGGTCGAGCACATAGTGCCCGGGCTCGGCGGACTTCGGCGACCAGCCGGGCAGGGTTTTCGGCGGGTGGTACTGGAGCGCGTTGTCGATCTGCCAGCTGACGTCCTCGACGGCCTCGTCGGTCGCGTTCGGGGCGTCGGTCGCGGACGCGGCCTCGGCGGCGGTCCACAGCGGGTCTGCCCCGGCGTTCACGCTGACGATCCAGGCGCTGAGGGTGCGCCGCAGTCCGGTGTCCACGACCGCCGAGGTGGCGGCGGGGAACTGCTCACGCAGCGCCGCGTAGGCGTGCTGGAGGATCCAGTGGGCGCGTTCGACGGCGGCCTGCTCGACCGCCTCCTGCGCGGCGGTCGCTCGTCGTTCCAATTCGGACAGATGCTCGGAGGTTGTCCAGGAACGAGGGGTGGTCGGAGGCATGAGAAAATAACCTTTCGGGATTCGCGGATGTGTTCAATCTGGCGAGGCAGAGCGGGGCGTCACCCCCGCTCCGCCGAC
Above is a window of Amycolatopsis sp. AA4 DNA encoding:
- a CDS encoding DnaJ domain-containing protein yields the protein MPPTTPRSWTTSEHLSELERRATAAQEAVEQAAVERAHWILQHAYAALREQFPAATSAVVDTGLRRTLSAWIVSVNAGADPLWTAAEAASATDAPNATDEAVEDVSWQIDNALQYHPPKTLPGWSPKSAEPGHYVLDLTAVPTVPAQDQQDSLPTGISRVVQETVDSWPWQVALAAREYCRGLVEARYLPLDESAEREAVPAALAPTVAPAYRAEYATLTASHWTEGIAYVHGLAMGAIEVWETGEGYGPADSLDHIVPIFQSSLARNGVRLREVSEAFGGDVRLVALAVADPFGAAPAAEPAGRLPNLYERLGLPQNRAVKPPEVDAVYRARVRSLRPDLDPTASARQHAAARDDFAQVAEAYKVLSDPVARARYDRENTPF